Proteins encoded within one genomic window of Formosa agariphila KMM 3901:
- the rpsU gene encoding 30S ribosomal protein S21 produces MLKIIVKEGEQIDRALKRYKRKHRNVKVMQNLRENQFFTKPSVKRRRENQKAAYIQNLRDQEDI; encoded by the coding sequence ATGCTTAAAATTATAGTAAAAGAAGGCGAGCAAATCGATCGCGCTCTTAAACGTTACAAAAGAAAACACAGAAACGTAAAGGTGATGCAAAACTTAAGAGAAAATCAGTTTTTCACAAAACCTTCAGTTAAGAGAAGAAGAGAAAACCAAAAAGCGGCTTATATCCAAAACTTGAGAGATCAGGAAGATATTTAA
- a CDS encoding sigma-70 family RNA polymerase sigma factor, translating into MRQLKITKQVTNRESKSLDKYLQDISKMPLITAEEEVELAQRIREGDQVALDKLTTSNLRFVVSVAKQYQNQGLTLPDLINEGNAGLVKAAKRFDETRGFKFISYAVWWIRQAILQALAEQSRIVRLPLNKIGSINKINKAFSFLEQSHERPPSADEIANELDMTVSEVKQSLKNSGRHLSMDAPLKEGETSSLYDVVKSGESPNPDNNLMYESLNLEINRALDTLSPRESDVLRLFFGLSNEAPMSLDEIGETFDLTRERVRQIKEKGIRRLRHSSKNKILKTYLG; encoded by the coding sequence ATGAGGCAATTAAAGATTACAAAGCAAGTAACGAACAGGGAATCTAAATCGTTAGACAAGTACTTACAAGATATAAGTAAAATGCCATTAATTACAGCCGAAGAAGAGGTTGAATTAGCGCAACGTATACGAGAAGGAGACCAAGTAGCTTTAGATAAATTAACAACATCTAATTTACGATTTGTAGTTTCAGTTGCAAAACAATACCAAAATCAAGGTTTAACGTTACCCGATTTAATTAACGAAGGTAATGCAGGTTTGGTAAAAGCAGCAAAGCGTTTCGATGAAACACGTGGGTTTAAGTTTATCTCTTACGCCGTTTGGTGGATTCGTCAAGCTATTTTACAAGCTTTAGCAGAACAGTCTAGAATTGTAAGATTGCCATTAAATAAAATTGGTTCTATTAACAAGATTAATAAAGCCTTTTCATTTCTAGAGCAATCGCATGAACGCCCGCCAAGTGCAGACGAAATTGCAAACGAGTTAGACATGACAGTGAGCGAAGTTAAACAGTCTCTTAAAAATTCTGGTCGTCATTTATCAATGGATGCACCATTAAAAGAAGGAGAAACATCTAGTTTATACGATGTTGTAAAGTCTGGTGAGTCACCAAACCCTGACAACAACTTAATGTACGAGTCGTTAAACTTAGAAATTAACAGAGCCTTAGACACACTATCTCCAAGAGAAAGTGATGTGTTACGTTTGTTCTTTGGATTAAGTAATGAAGCACCAATGAGTTTAGACGAAATTGGAGAAACATTCGATTTAACCCGTGAGCGTGTAAGACAAATTAAAGAAAAAGGAATTAGACGTTTACGCCATAGTTCTAAAAACAAAATATTAAAAACATATTTAGGATAA
- a CDS encoding DUF2797 domain-containing protein, with product MTYEGVLTKMETEYAKPIQYYLVFDSDFLNMNQLLNKTLNINFIKYQCLNCGLDKKIYRQGYCKSCFFEIPQAADWIMKPELSKAHLDVEDRDLAFEKKVQLQPHIVYLANSSSVKVGVTRKGQVPTRWIDQGAHEAIEIVEVPNRYLAGITEVALKDYVSDKTNWRTMLKNEVEDENLVAWRDKLKTYIPEEAKPYFIDSNTETEIEFPVLQYPKKPKSLNIEKMQHYTGVLKGIKGQYLIFEDETVCNIRGNEGMYVSIEIS from the coding sequence ATGACTTACGAGGGTGTTCTAACAAAAATGGAAACCGAATATGCTAAGCCTATTCAATATTATTTAGTTTTCGATTCAGACTTTTTAAATATGAATCAGTTACTAAATAAAACATTAAATATTAATTTTATAAAATATCAATGTTTGAATTGTGGATTAGATAAAAAAATCTACAGACAGGGCTATTGTAAGAGTTGCTTTTTCGAAATTCCTCAGGCTGCCGATTGGATAATGAAACCCGAATTAAGTAAAGCGCATTTAGATGTTGAAGATCGTGATTTGGCTTTTGAAAAGAAAGTGCAATTACAACCTCATATTGTGTATCTAGCAAATTCAAGTAGTGTAAAAGTAGGAGTTACTAGAAAAGGGCAAGTGCCAACCCGTTGGATTGATCAAGGGGCACATGAAGCCATAGAGATAGTTGAGGTTCCTAATCGGTATTTGGCAGGAATTACTGAAGTTGCATTAAAAGATTATGTTTCCGATAAAACCAATTGGCGGACCATGCTTAAAAATGAAGTAGAGGATGAAAATTTAGTTGCATGGAGAGATAAATTAAAGACTTATATTCCTGAAGAAGCAAAACCTTATTTTATTGATTCTAATACAGAAACAGAAATTGAGTTTCCGGTTTTACAATATCCTAAAAAGCCTAAATCTTTAAATATTGAAAAAATGCAACACTACACTGGAGTGTTAAAAGGAATAAAAGGGCAGTACCTTATTTTTGAAGATGAAACAGTGTGCAATATACGTGGAAATGAAGGTATGTATGTATCTATAGAAATTTCTTAA
- a CDS encoding GH3 auxin-responsive promoter family protein: MPITIVNSIASWFLKKRFHQIELFLKYPNEVQQELLLNLIYTARDTKIGKQHEFRTIKNYKTFAERVPISTYEDYQDVIERARVGEQNIFWPSHIKWFAKSSGTTNAKSKFIPVSNESLEDCHYAAGKDMLCMYLNNNENSQLFTGKGLRLGGSKELYKENGTIYGDLSAILIDNMPFWAEFSSTPSNKVSLMSDWETKMQAIVDETILENVTSFAGVPSWMLVLLNNVLETTGKGNLHEVWPNLEVYFHGGVSFTPYADQYKKILPDPNFKYYETYNASEGFFAIQDQNDTKELLLMLDYGIFYEFIPMDTYGTIDQKIIPLNEVELKKNYAIVITTNAGLWRYKIGDTVRFTSLSPYRIKVSGRTKHHLNVFGEELIIENAEDALKKVCKRTKSEIVDYTAAPIFMVGKEKGAHEWIIEFKKAPEDLNYFIELFDNALKALNSDYEAKRYNNLTLNKPTIHIAKQNLFYDWLKLHNKLGGQHKIPRLSNSREYIEELLLLNGKETATV; the protein is encoded by the coding sequence ATGCCAATTACTATAGTAAACTCAATTGCCTCTTGGTTTCTAAAAAAGCGATTCCATCAAATTGAACTATTTTTAAAATATCCTAATGAGGTACAGCAAGAATTACTATTAAACTTAATTTACACAGCGCGAGATACTAAAATTGGCAAACAGCATGAATTTCGCACCATAAAAAATTATAAAACATTCGCAGAACGTGTACCTATTTCTACATACGAAGATTATCAAGATGTAATTGAACGGGCTCGAGTTGGCGAACAAAACATTTTTTGGCCATCGCATATTAAATGGTTTGCAAAATCTAGCGGTACAACTAATGCTAAGAGTAAGTTTATTCCTGTAAGTAATGAATCTTTAGAAGATTGCCATTACGCTGCAGGAAAAGATATGCTTTGTATGTATTTAAATAATAACGAAAATTCTCAACTCTTTACAGGTAAAGGTCTTCGCTTAGGCGGAAGTAAAGAATTATACAAAGAGAACGGAACAATATACGGTGACTTATCGGCTATATTAATTGATAATATGCCATTTTGGGCTGAATTTAGTAGTACACCAAGTAACAAGGTGTCTTTAATGAGCGATTGGGAAACCAAGATGCAAGCCATAGTAGATGAAACTATATTAGAAAACGTAACAAGCTTTGCAGGCGTTCCCTCTTGGATGTTAGTACTATTAAACAATGTTTTAGAAACGACTGGGAAAGGCAATTTACACGAGGTTTGGCCCAATTTAGAAGTGTATTTTCATGGCGGCGTAAGTTTTACACCTTATGCTGATCAATATAAAAAGATACTGCCAGATCCTAATTTCAAATATTACGAGACATACAATGCATCTGAAGGGTTCTTTGCTATTCAGGATCAAAACGATACTAAAGAATTACTGTTGATGTTAGATTACGGTATCTTTTACGAGTTTATCCCTATGGATACCTATGGTACGATAGATCAAAAAATTATACCGCTTAATGAAGTCGAACTCAAAAAAAATTACGCCATTGTTATTACCACTAATGCAGGTTTATGGAGATATAAGATTGGAGATACGGTAAGATTTACATCGCTTTCTCCATACCGAATTAAGGTTTCTGGGAGAACAAAGCATCATTTAAATGTGTTTGGTGAAGAATTAATTATTGAAAATGCCGAGGATGCGCTTAAAAAAGTATGTAAACGTACCAAATCCGAAATTGTAGATTACACTGCAGCACCTATTTTTATGGTAGGCAAAGAAAAAGGAGCACACGAATGGATTATAGAATTTAAAAAGGCTCCAGAAGACTTAAATTACTTTATAGAGCTTTTTGATAATGCATTAAAAGCATTAAATTCTGACTATGAAGCTAAGCGCTATAATAACTTAACACTCAACAAACCAACCATACATATTGCCAAACAAAACCTCTTCTACGATTGGCTTAAACTACATAACAAATTAGGTGGACAACATAAAATTCCTAGACTTTCTAACTCTAGAGAATATATAGAAGAATTATTACTCTTAAACGGAAAAGAAACGGCTACAGTTTAA